In Carettochelys insculpta isolate YL-2023 chromosome 3, ASM3395843v1, whole genome shotgun sequence, the genomic stretch CGATTGTCCTCATCCACAAAATAATGCTCAAGATAATGACCTGATGAAGTTATAGCACTCAGACAGGGATGCAGGAATTCCAACTGCACCTATAGAAGGAACTCAGTATGCAATTTGAGCATTATCTGCAGAAAGATATAGTGCTCATACTTCCATGCTCTCACTGTGATATTTTAGAAGtacttcttaaaaataaaatttagccAAGTAGAtactgtgtgtggagggggagccTGGCATCAGAGGCATTAGTTAGATCATTACTCCAGCAATCCTTGCCATATACTCCAATTTTACATGTTCTGTTTGATAAATTTCAGTTACTGAAAGCCATCCTTCATTATTTAAGATAATATTGTTGGAGTTGGTGCAATAGGTGGACTCCCAGGTAGAATATACTACAATCAATCAATGTTATACATTAacctttcatatccagcagccctgggaacagtAGATTGCCAGATAGTCTAATATTCTGGATAACGAGAGGCATAcctagtgttatgcattgctaaagaaaaaataagtgtactttatttaccaacagtggtactgtacattgtaaacttatactgtatttactttcactatagtaCTGATGGAAAAACTAAAATTTTCTTAtagttaaaatgtcagttatttgagagtatTCTGGATGCTAGAATcccagctatgaaagagtttactgtagccgTAATCTGGAAGACACCTGCAGCTATTATGAATATTAATATTGTAGACTGCAGAGTTATGCCAGATGTGCCATGTAAAATAGCAGCAAAATTTATCTTTGGCAGATTATAcacccatccctcatttaatgagtactttacttatgagtacttgctaaaatgagggacatataTACCTACCAGTGTTCACTAAATGAGTCAACTTCTCCCAGTTATGAGcaagctgtggggtccctggccagggagcagagagacTGGCACCCCCatcccaaactacccccagccttagaccaccccccccccacaagccatCCCCAGCCTTGGAGTCCCTCCACAGCCCCTAATAGCCCTGACCTTAagcactcttcctcctcctgcagcctcttctctggagctgctaggctgggtggcatAAGCATAAGGTAACTGCTAATTGCTATCTTCCTGTGGCAGCagtgttaaagaagccatttgcagtttaaCAGCCACATGAAGTTCAGAACTGTCCAGCTGGCCACCCTCAACAAATCTAactgtgacccatgtttgggtcgtGACcaataggttgggaatccctgttctacatacatctctcacacacacacacacacacacacacacacacacaccggtgCCAAGCTATTCAAatcatcagaaaagtacctaaactcaagtggtttatgtcaagttacaagcacttggaacaaatcagagacttttacatgtattttaatgggaattttgtgtTGCTCTTATGaatttttgcctatgagcagaaatttgggacccatttgtgctcatatagcaagggatgagtaaTTTATGTTGTACCACCTTTATATTTAGGTTATGAATATGTATACATATGCAAGAGCGTATTTCAAAACTTGTCCTATGCCTCTGGGTGATGCCCACAAAGTTTGGGCACCCACAGTGGAGCCGAGTCACTCTGGGCCCTAAGgcaagggtgggggcagctccactCTAGTCACAGTACTGCCACAACAGTTCAAAAAAAGGACCTGGAACTCTAGCCACTGATGCTGCCACAGTAACAGCCGAAGCtctaggctcctttgaaaggcTGGACTCCTGTGCAATGGTCCCTTTgtttccctcctgccccaacctGGTAATATACTACCGAACCTGTCTGATGGCCCATCATAGCCCACAGCTATCGGAATGATCCATTGAGCTAACACATGGGCTATACCTTATGACTCAGCAAGGCATGCCTATGGACAGAATTCCAAGGCATCTAAAGCCATGTGCTGGGCATCTTGTGTTCAGGAAGAAAGTAGAAGCCACATGGCAACAGGAATATAGAacattttctccattttgtcaTCATTCTTGCTTCCTACCTCTGCAGTGAGCTTTCCTCCAAGAATCTCTGAACAAAAGACTGCATGACTCATCAGTCCTGCTAGGCAGGGCCAGAACAACCAGCCTCCCTCAAGCACAGGCCCTACCCCACTTCTTTCCACACCTGCTCCACCCCAACTGcactgtggggagagggcagagaattactggggggggggggggggggggggggcaggcaccagaagcaggggtcacccccaccacacactgtggcagcaggaagtgaagcaactcagccccagcctgctttGGTCTCCCAAACCCAGCCACATTGTTTGAGGCGGGGAAGAGGACTAAGGTCAGATCGCTCTGTTTCACTGCGGGGCACCATAGCAACCCAGCTAGGAAATAGCCCGtgacccagcctgctctgctctcacAAGGTCATTGGTGAGTGCAGATGATACTCCTGCCAACTATTTCTGGCCCCCTGGTAATTCTCTAGGCCtctctgggcccccagaacatgtgaCCACAAGTGGCTGTCCTAAACCTCTCTACTGCTTGGAATGTCATGGACTTTGAAGTATGTTATGTGGTCAGTCACATACATCTTGTGTTCTCTTTGAACAATAAACTTTTAGTTTTAGGTACTAAAgcatcagctggcagcatggtatTTTGGGTAAGAGCCAAACCTCTATTTCCTGGTAATACAGCTGGCTCTTTGGGGGTCAGAAGAGCATTTTGTACATGTCAGAGTTTTAAGCTTCTTACTATACTGGATATAGGTGCTGACAGAATCAGAGAACTGGAATGCAATAAAGGAGGCTGTGTGGTTTCTTTTTCTACTTCTTCAGAAGTAGTAGTGGAGATCAGAAGCACACAGTTTGAGTAGTTGGAAAGATTGGTTTCAGCATTACTCAGTGTTAGGAATACCTGGTCTCCCCTTTTGCAACCTTCCCTCACCTTGGCATTTCTGGTAAGGGCTGCCCTAAGCACTTTGATCACACCATGTCAACACACACCTGGTGATACAATGACCAAaaaaagccctgtggcaccttaaagcctaagagatattgtggagcataagtgtttgtgggcaaagacccacctcatcagatgaagcaggcctttgcccacgaacacttacgctccaaaacatctcttaggctataaggtgccatgggacttcttgttgtttttgaagatacagactaatatggctacctctctgataccaagaGAGCAGTCCTTGTGTAACAATTAGACCGAGTACTTCTCTTACATCACTGTAGTATTACTTAAGTAGCATTAAAGagacacacgcacacagacaAAAATAGGCCCCTTTTCAGCCATTACTCTAAGGCCTGTATACAGTGAAAGCTTAAAGTTACTTTTCTAAGGTCATACAGTGAATTAATAGCAGTAATGGAGATAGAATCCAGatgtgagggcaggtctacaataggggagaaagttgacttaagataagcaactccagctatgagaatagcaTAGCCAGACTCAACATACCTTTAGGTCAAcactccctgccttccccacagcaggagtcCAATAGGAAAAACCTCTCGCATCCACTTCAACTGTACACCATCCCAGGATCAATGGGTACATCCTCAATGTTTGATTGGGACAGCCTTACTAAGTGCTCCAAATCGAAccctagaaaaaaaatctaccttGAGCATCAGTCTTCctgtaagtatagatgtgcccaaGTCCCAACTGTGTTGTCAATCCAGTATACCACTGGAACCTCATAGCTGTTCTctaaagtttttcctaatacactGGGCATCATCTTCCTTCTTAGTGCTCTTCTTTAATTAGCTTTTTCCCCATCAGTGGCAGAAGCGATTGCATTCTCAATATTCACTAGTCTTAATATCGTCTAAAAAGCACAGCAGAGACATTTTTAATGGTACAAAAAACAGActagtccctccctccccccccccctcccaaaTCCATGGTCAGATAATACAAGCATGCAGTTGTAAATAAGGTTCATTAAAATGTAAGCAGAAATGAACTGTAAAAAGCTGGTGCTAACACTTACTGTGTTAATTCAAGTGTAGCCTTTCTAGAGAATGTCCAAGCTGTTCTCTCTTTTGTATCTTTTGGGATATCATTTTTATCTTCATAAGCCAAGAAGTAAAGTGAGAATTTCATAGCAGGAAAGTCACATTTTTGGAGCAATCTAAAAgacagtttctttttaaaaaaaaaaatcttaatggcATTTTTTAGGGTTGCCACTAGACTGCAAGATAAAACCAACCGCACGCACCCCGCACCTTTCTTTCCATTTTAGAACAATTATTACACTCTTCCCTTACATGCCCCCCAAAATACTTCAAGTGTTTCCCATATGAAATGCATCATGGACATATTCTTGACTTACAACCATGaataatcaaattttaaaaagttatctACATTTAATTTTCAGATGTTCATAAGACTGAATTGTACATAGGTGTTTCTATGAAGGTGTCATTGACAGACAAAATAAGGAAAACTAATGAAGACAAAACTAAGCAGTAAACTAGTTaaaggttttgttttaaaaaagttaaaaattaaactGTTAAATTCATTGCCACAAGACATCTGCTAAGCACAGGCTGGGgtgatcccccccgcccccccccccctttttttttttttttttaaaatctaaccacTCAGTAACATACATTTAGATCAGCAGTTCTTAAACTGTACACTGGTGTCTATCCCCAGTTTTTATGTGGTCAGCAGGGTTAATTCAGACTTGTAGGGGCCCCCTGGCAAAGGCCAAAGCCCAAGCCCACCATCTGTGACTGAAGCCAAAGCTCAGGGGCTTCAGGGCTGGGTGGCTAGGCTCAAGTCACTGTCTAAGGATAAAACCCTTGGGGGCTTCAACCTTGGGACAGTGAGGCTTGCCACCCAGGGCAACTGGGCTCAGGCTTTGATCCTCTTTTGGTAGTGTACTTTTTTGGTCAAAAGGACACAGTGCAACAAAACTTGAGAACATTTACAGTTCTATTAGATAGAATATGAAACAGGATATTAAACTTTTATGTTCCATAGCATAAGCCAGCCCTGAATCAGGAAAAACCTGTCCATAAGGGAAATTGTTTCTTTATTGGTCGTTACAGGCATCTGGCATTACCCACTGTCAGACAGACTACTAGTCTAATCCAATATGACATTTCCTGTGAAGAGTCATTAGCTTCAAGAAAAATAAATCTAAGGTTGTTCTCAGGAGACACCACACTCAATTCTACCTTCCTTCCAGCAACGAACATGTTTTAATGTTTCACTTTCCAGACAGTTAAATTTACAATACATAACTCAGCATGCCTGTCCTTTTCTATTTTAATCAACCTTTTTGGCTAACCCAAATCTTCTCTGAAATAACCTAGGTTACTCTGACTAAAtaacccaccccccccaccgcaaGGTTTCATAGTCACTTATTTCTTATTATACCCACTGCTTCTAGAACTTTTATGTGAAGATATTTATTAACTTTAAGATGGGATGCTTTCATGTCAGAATGTTTCAAATCTTCCAGACTTTGCTTCAGAGGCCTTCTTCTGTGCTTGAAATGAACTTTATCATTAACAAAATTCCTCTAAAACCCCTAgcctcccagaagcagcagcaaccaaCAACAAAAGGCAGCAATCCCTACCAACCACTTTGGGGCAAATGCCTaagagaagaaacaaacaaatcacACATACCCTAGGGCATCTGGATCAGCCCTAGAAAACCTACTACTACTAGAAATCCAATTTCTTTCTTATCCtaccaaaaaaaggaaaacaccCACCAGTACTGTGCTTGGGACAGAATTTTGTTACCAAGAAGACAAAAATACTATAATCATCACAATGCCTATGCTTATTTAGCTGCTTGGTCAGAGAGCAAAAGCATGAAGCTGCCTATTATAAAGGCTTTTAatagaaaaacattttaattttaaaaggtaaTTTTGGTAGCCAATATCAAGGATTGTTTTAAAGTGTTTCCCTCCACCTCAGATGTTTAGATTTACATGCCCAGTGTTGTGGGAAGTAATGGGACCAAAAAAAGACAACACGACCACATGTTGACAGGGCAAGATAATTAATGATGGTTGCTGTTGAGATTCAAAGAGTTAAATCTGGTTTAGCCACTAGTCACATCACATAGCAATACATATTAAACAAATACTTAAAATAATAGTGGTCAAACAGGAtttattattttactttttattttttaaatttctattaatgatggaaatattttcccTCAGATTGTGAATGTACATAGACATTTACCAACAAAATAAAGCCAAACCTACATAAGCAGACAACTTTGGCAGTGAggaagcctgggggaggggagctataATTGGACCAGACTAGTTTAAAAACCAAAATATTACACAGATTTCActttttgcaatttaaaaaattaagaatgCTGTAGAAAGCTTCAATCCTGAAGATTAAGTGAGTCACCAAACTGGGCACTAGCTGATGGTTCAACATGGTTCATATAATTAGGCTTAAATACCGAGCTTTGCACTATAGAATATAcatgaaaacattaaaaaaaaaaagtcaaaacttCATCTCATGCCATTTTTACTTACGTCATTCCAAGAACTCTTGTATAAAAGTCCAGTGACTTTTCAGGATCTTTTATTCGTAACATGGTCTGCTGCAACAGAAAATCCTAGGAAAaaatagtttgtttgttttttttaaaatagttactCAGGAAGCCATATTAAGATGCCAATACAAGTTCAGTAAGTTAggcttttttgtcaaaaaaatatAGATCGTGTTGTCAAGTTCAGTAGAATCAATTTAAATCTATTGTCCTGACCTTGCAAAGTGAACATGGCCtttataaattaataaaaaagtCTGTAAAATACTATATAAATTTTACACAGCACTGTAAATTGTTTCCCTTGCAAAATGATAACTGCTTTGAAGTTTTGTTTCTTCACACTCCGAAGTTACTACAATATAGCCTTGTTGCCATCCCTTTATTCAGTTACTATATTTgaattacatatctggcatctcatttgcccatttttctttcaaaaaacaaaaaagtagcatagacatagctctttctaaagtaagcCGCATCTGcaaaagaatccctcttcccataaaaaaaaaaaaaaaaaaaaaaaaaagccagaagggCGGCTGTTTCAAAggtagggtttactttcaaaagagctgcgtctacacagcttttctttttttccaaaaaaaaaaaaaaaaaaaaaaagaaaacatttgaaagaatatgcaagtgagctgTGATACGTAAATCCATCTCATTTGgaggtctctttcaaaagagaaatgcaagtgtagatgcagcccacaagtataactttttttaaacagaatgtAAGGTCAGAAGACCCCATCAGATCATTTAGTCTGGCACCCCCTTTATGCTACAGGCCATTAAAATTCACCCAGATAATCCTGTATTAAGCCCTAAGACTTCATCTAGATCAAGACATGCCAGTTTtcttaaaaaggggaaaatacaaaAGTTAAAATATTCTGAGATTTCTCTGTCCCACTTGCTTTGAGCCAACTCCCAAGTAAGGTTTACATCAGCAGGATAACCACCGCCCAACTGCATGCAGACGCAGTCACAGAAATCCAGGTGAACGGAGAAACCACATTTTAGGCTCCGCAGGGAACTCCTTCCCCTTATCCGTCGTTTAAGAGCGGGCGTCACAGGAATCCGCACTAAAAGTCTCCCCCAGAGTCTCCCCGCGTCGCTCACTGCACGTTCTCTACCGCCCTAGCAAGAGACCTTCCACGATACCACGTTCCTCCAATCCCCTACGTGCTCAATCACCTCCTTCACCAGTAGTTTCAGCCCCACGCCCCCTTACCTTGGTGCTGGGATCTGGGTTGGAGCAGACGGCGTAGGCTGCTTCATCGCTGAGGCCGGTGAGCTCCGGCTGCTCGGACATAGCAGCAGCGTGGAAAAAACTACGACTATAACCCTAACACAACGCACAGGCCGTTTTATCCGTAGCAGCTTTCTCGAGAATAAGAGGCACGTCCCAACCAATCACTGCAACCATTGCAAAATAAGGCATGTCACGTGATGTAATATTGCCTATTAGTTTTGATTCTCTTTCTTACTACAattcccagcatgcagtgcttaATGTGCGATTAAGCCAAACTCAAGCAGTTTATTTAAAGGAAACTACCTGTCACACAATTCAGTGATTCGTAGTGGCGTAGTTAATACTGATTCGGCATATGCAATGCTCCATCGAACGGAGTCAATTTATATGTTGCACAATATGTATGTGGCAGAGTTGCATAACCATTATGACAAAAGACAAAGTGAAATCAGGATATTTTCATTAGTGCCCATCCCTAAGCAGAGCACTGCAATTTCTTTCCCAATTTCTTTCCCAGCCTAGGGCAACCACAACTCCTTGTCCCAAAgatgggacagggagctatggggtgggggagggaggtggcttCTCCCGgttgcaccaagccccagggagccagcgctCCCCGCCCAGAgacccaggaaagtggcagccgtGGCCACTaccagcctggagctccccatctggagccccggggaaggggcagctgcaggcgCTTCCTATcaagagccccaggaaagtgacAGGCGCAGGCGCTCCTGGCCCAGAggccccgggaagcagcagccgcaagtggtcctggcctggagccctggggaagcagtggccataggcactgctgccccatgcccccagccctcGAGGGCCTAAATATGGAACAATcaatctcttttaaaaaataagtagggatgcctttttggtgtcccagttAGGGGACCATCCTTCCAAATATGGGACGGTTGGTCACcctatcccagccccaccccttcttcctgagggGTCACAgaggagctccagcatggagcctgcaggagatccaggacctcactgCTACATGGGGGGATGAATTTGTATTGGGAAAACtaggaagcagcaaaagaaacagacTTAAATGCCAAAATTTCATAGGctgtgacattattggattttaaaatggGCATAAGAACCATTATTGCAGTGCTCAGCAACTTTCATCACCTTGTGGCAAACTTCAGCACTTGTTACAATTTCAGGGCACACCCAATGTATATAACCTAATCTCccacacctcccccagagccaggtactcccagctcccaccctcacccctgctctaactcaccAGATGcctgcaactcaccagagccaccaccactgctattgCTGCCCTAGAACTGCAGCTGCCATCACACACCTCTTCCACTAAGCGGTGAGGTACATGCATAGAGCAGCAGACTGCACTTTCAGCTCCTGGCTCTGAGACATACTAAGATTATTAAAATCTCTGGGGTTATTAAAATCtaaggtgcatgtccacactggtgcATAAAATTGACAGAGTGTGTCCCCCTTATCCCCATGAGGGTTGCCAGCTTTGACTCTGTCAGCATCGCACTATGggcacccatcccacagttcATGATGCCTCATATTACATTGAGGGTTTCTGTCCCCGTGTCTGATGGACAAAAATGTGgtgtgggtggttgtgggtgtgtgttgtCAGCATAACATAGTGAacttttctcctctccctccttttggaaagcaatggcaaaaagagAAGAGATGCCTCAGGAACCCTatggcaacagcaaggaggacatggctgaggaagaggaggaggagaaggacaaTCGTCAGCaggagaatggagcagctgatctcaccaacagccaggagcTTTTTGTAATgttggatctcatcccctcctcccaggaaaTTTCACAGCTGGATGGCAAGGAGGACACTTCTCATGAGCtctcatttttaataatgctacaagtgggttaagggaATTAGTTGTGATCTATGGTGGGTGATGTACCTTTGCAGCCTGGGACCCCtggaacagcttgttaatgtgtctggggacagagcaACCTATCCTCCTGGCACATTGCCCTAAAGCTCTCAGAGGCGTACTCTTTAATTCAtttcacaaggtttttggggaggcctacTTTATTCTGACTTCCTCAATAGGACACCTTTCTATGccatgttttgttgcagtgtgctcaacagCAGGCACTTCAACCAATGTTtggttccctccttcccccaccagctgttagactggcacagatccacGGGAGCAAATGAATGTAGAAAAACATGTTTGTAGATCACACGGAAACCATATGCAAGGACAGGGCACCGTTAAATGTGTGGAGGTGCTAatatttctctgctctgggtgctaatatctccccattagactctaacAAAGGCCcacatcccctgtctgatctgacttgttttttcctcttttgataagtactgttgatactgagccatttcTATCTTGCTGAATACAtcgtgtcagctctggccctccctcacactgggaccccactctttaaatacccctctaaaaccacccccccactcatgcagctgatgaagcgggtctttgcccatgaaagcttatgctccaaaatatctgttagtctataaagtgccacaagacttgttgttatTTATGGAGAATATGGTTTatctgatgaggcagcaaacattGCTTCTGCAGTGCCTGGTACAGAACTATAGAGCCCCACTACAGCCCATGGCGAGCCACATGTCCCACTCACCATGTTCCTGAACCTTCCCCTCTTGGGCACCCCAGAATGTGGGGTGgaaagtcaagggcagccttccaTTCCACTCCACTCCCAGGAACTCTTCTGAGGAGACTGACATTCCCCCACTTGTAATTGCAAAATGCCTTTTCTTACCCACCCCTGAAGCCCTTGCCATGAATTCCTTAGTGTCCCtggaacaaaaattattaagctGTTCAGAGGTTACTTAAGTGTTCAGAGGTTACTTGTGTTCAGAGGTGGAAGGTAACTAAGCAGAAATACTTAGTTACATTACTTAAGTATATTTTCCCAGCATTCatactttactcaagtaatttatttttgtgacACTTCGACTTTTACTCGTCAGTTTTTAAGAAAATATTGTACTTTCTACTCTACTACCATATCCAGAAACACTTAGTTACTCACTGCTTTCATCACCCAACTGATTCTTGCGCAAGCCAGCATTGTGATTGGCTAAAGCACAGCCACGTGCATGAAGCATCCAATTGTCATGCACCTTTAAAGCAAAAATTACCAATCAACAAGTACAATGACCTTGCCAACAAAGAAGCCTTTTAAAAGCTAcatcaacaccttttcattcaaaaccaGTACCTATGCACGGGTGCAGAGTCCCAAGCCATGCAGGCAGGATTCAGTGTGCAGGGGAGAAGTGTGGTGCTGAGCATTGCTGCTCAtcctctccctggctgggggaacatggCGCTGGAAACTGCTCATGGGAGGGtttccccactgctcctattggGCAGATTTTGGCTAATAGGAGCAATGCAAGGTGCTACCTGCAACTGGTAGGGagccaggtaagcaccccacaCACTTCCCTCATGGCTATCCCGCTTAGCCTCATCCCTTTCCTGTGTCCCCCTTGTCACAGCTTTCATCTGCTCCTGGACCCGCCACGCTCCCACTACCCAGCTCTCCCAACCCCACTCAGTTTCTGCACATcactcctgcccagctctcccactCCAAGTCTACTCCTGCATTCTCCATTgctcctgctcccaaccccctgGCAAGACACCTCACaaccagctcactcctgcaccctcccactctTTCAGACACCCCACCCTCAGTCcattcctgcacctccctcccagccaaaCCTCCACTCCCAACCTGCTCCAGCATGCTACCTCCCACACAgactagggatggaaaatcccatttaattgattAACTAGTTACACAGTAAGTGGGGTGCCCCTGCTCACAGTGCTTTGGAGAC encodes the following:
- the GLO1 gene encoding lactoylglutathione lyase isoform X2, encoding MSEQPELTGLSDEAAYAVCSNPDPSTKDFLLQQTMLRIKDPEKSLDFYTRVLGMTLLQKCDFPAMKFSLYFLAYEDKNDIPKDTKERTAWTFSRKATLELTHNWGTENDEDQSYHNGNSDPRGFGHIGIAVPDVSAACKRFEELGVKFVKRPDDGKMKGLAFVQDPDGYWIEILNPNHMVTLI